The Hymenobacter baengnokdamensis genome includes a region encoding these proteins:
- the metX gene encoding homoserine O-acetyltransferase MetX yields the protein MKNNILLLPDPFPLESGATLAGARVAYRTWGQLNAARDNVVWVCHALTANADVLDWWAGLFGAGCFFDPANWFIVCANVLGSCYGSTGPLSPDPATGAPRYEEFPLLTIRDLAAAHEALRQHLGLARIHTLIGGSLGGQQALEWAVAQPEEMQHLAVIATNARHSAWGIAFNEAQRLAIEADPTYLAHAEQGGSAGLRAARATALLSYRGYEAYRATQTDEADDPRLRDYRASSYQRYQGDKLVARFDAYSYVALSRAMDTHHLGRQRGSVAAALARIRARTLVLGITSDVLFPLSEQRELAAGITGATYGELDSGYGHDGFLLEVNQIAQHLEHFYAAQLAAAE from the coding sequence ATGAAAAATAATATATTATTACTACCGGACCCTTTCCCTCTGGAAAGCGGCGCGACGCTGGCCGGCGCTCGGGTAGCCTACCGCACCTGGGGCCAGCTCAACGCGGCCCGCGACAACGTGGTGTGGGTGTGCCACGCCCTTACGGCCAACGCCGACGTGCTGGACTGGTGGGCCGGCCTATTCGGAGCAGGCTGTTTTTTTGACCCGGCTAACTGGTTTATCGTGTGTGCCAACGTGCTGGGCTCGTGCTATGGCAGCACTGGCCCCCTCAGCCCCGACCCCGCTACCGGCGCCCCGCGCTACGAGGAGTTTCCTTTGCTCACCATCCGCGACCTGGCCGCCGCGCATGAGGCGCTGCGCCAACACCTGGGGCTGGCCCGGATTCATACGCTCATCGGTGGCTCGCTGGGCGGGCAGCAGGCGCTGGAATGGGCCGTTGCGCAGCCCGAGGAGATGCAGCACCTGGCCGTTATCGCTACCAATGCCCGGCACTCGGCTTGGGGCATTGCCTTCAACGAAGCACAGCGGCTGGCCATCGAAGCCGACCCTACGTACCTGGCGCACGCTGAGCAGGGCGGTAGCGCGGGCCTGCGCGCAGCCCGCGCTACCGCCCTGCTCAGCTACCGTGGCTACGAGGCGTACAGGGCCACCCAAACCGATGAGGCCGACGACCCTCGCCTGCGCGACTACCGCGCCAGCAGCTACCAGCGCTACCAGGGCGATAAGCTCGTGGCCCGCTTCGATGCGTATAGCTACGTCGCCCTTAGCCGGGCCATGGATACGCACCACCTAGGCCGCCAGCGCGGTAGCGTGGCCGCCGCGCTGGCCCGCATCCGGGCGCGCACGCTGGTTTTGGGGATTACATCCGATGTGCTGTTTCCGCTTAGTGAGCAGCGCGAGCTGGCAGCCGGTATTACCGGGGCCACCTACGGCGAGTTGGACTCTGGCTACGGGCACGACGGCTTCTTACTGGAAGTCAACCAGATAGCCCAGCATCTGGAACACTTCTATGCCGCGCAGCTCGCGGCGGCTGAGTAA
- a CDS encoding O-acetylhomoserine aminocarboxypropyltransferase/cysteine synthase family protein, whose protein sequence is MATQKLHFDTLQLHAGQQPDPTTGSRAVPLYQTTSYVFKNAEHGANLFALKEFGNIYTRLMNPTTDVFEQRIAALEGGVAALAVGSGQAAQFIALNNILQAGDNLVSSSFLYGGSYNQFKVAFKRLGIETRFADGDDADSLEALIDEKTRAIYVETIGNPSFSVPDFERIAAVAKKHDLPLVVDNTFGAGGYLFRPLEHGAHIVVESATKWIGGHGTSIGGVIVDGGTYDFGNGKYPQFTEPSEGYHGLVFNDVFGKNGPFGNIAFIIRARVEGLRDFGPAISPFNSFLLLQGVETLSLRVERTVENALKVAQWLEQHPQVASVNYPGLPSSPHHKNAAKYLKRGFGGVLSFALHGSKETASALIDNLKIISHLANVGDAKTLIIQPSATTHQQLSEQEQLASGVTPTLLRLSVGIEHFEDIRADLEQAIAAATKAAPQGEADEAAAVPEAVAEHAQPLEV, encoded by the coding sequence ATGGCTACGCAGAAACTGCATTTCGACACCCTTCAGCTGCACGCCGGGCAGCAGCCCGACCCCACCACTGGCTCGCGGGCAGTGCCCCTGTACCAGACTACCAGCTACGTGTTTAAGAACGCCGAGCACGGTGCCAACCTGTTTGCCCTGAAGGAGTTTGGCAACATCTACACCCGCTTGATGAACCCTACTACCGACGTATTCGAGCAGCGCATTGCGGCGCTCGAAGGCGGCGTGGCGGCGCTGGCCGTGGGCTCGGGGCAGGCAGCACAGTTTATTGCCCTCAACAACATTCTCCAGGCCGGCGACAACCTGGTTTCCAGCTCGTTCCTCTACGGGGGCAGCTACAACCAGTTTAAGGTGGCTTTCAAGCGCCTGGGCATTGAGACGCGCTTTGCCGACGGCGACGACGCCGACAGCCTGGAAGCACTCATTGATGAGAAAACGCGCGCTATCTATGTCGAAACTATTGGCAACCCCAGCTTCAGTGTGCCTGATTTTGAGCGCATTGCAGCCGTGGCCAAAAAGCACGACCTGCCGCTGGTAGTTGATAATACCTTTGGGGCGGGCGGCTACCTGTTCCGGCCCCTTGAGCACGGCGCCCACATTGTGGTAGAGTCGGCCACGAAGTGGATTGGCGGGCATGGCACCAGCATTGGGGGCGTGATTGTGGACGGCGGCACCTACGACTTCGGCAACGGCAAGTACCCGCAGTTTACCGAGCCCAGCGAAGGCTACCACGGCCTGGTTTTCAACGATGTGTTCGGTAAAAACGGACCGTTTGGCAATATTGCCTTCATCATTCGCGCCCGCGTGGAAGGCCTGCGCGACTTCGGCCCGGCTATTAGTCCGTTCAACTCCTTTTTGCTGCTGCAAGGCGTCGAAACCCTGAGCCTGCGCGTGGAGCGCACCGTAGAAAACGCCCTGAAAGTGGCGCAGTGGCTGGAGCAGCACCCACAGGTGGCCAGCGTCAACTACCCTGGCTTGCCCAGCAGCCCGCACCATAAAAACGCGGCCAAATACCTGAAGCGGGGCTTCGGCGGCGTGCTGTCGTTTGCGCTGCACGGCAGCAAGGAAACTGCCTCTGCGCTTATCGACAACCTAAAGATTATCAGCCACCTGGCCAACGTTGGCGATGCCAAGACGCTCATCATTCAGCCTTCGGCTACCACCCACCAGCAGCTGAGTGAGCAGGAGCAGCTGGCCTCGGGCGTGACGCCGACGCTGCTGCGCCTATCGGTCGGCATCGAGCACTTCGAAGATATTCGGGCCGACCTGGAGCAGGCCATAGCCGCCGCTACCAAGGCCGCCCCGCAGGGCGAGGCCGACGAAGCCGCCGCTGTTCCGGAAGCGGTAGCCGAGCACGCCCAGCCGCTGGAGGTGTAG
- a CDS encoding LysM peptidoglycan-binding domain-containing protein produces MGLLDFLNNEGDKKPAAPAQPAAGTGAGTDFFGNNAAGVTPAAAGTTYTVVSGDSLSKIAKNHYGDAAKWHQIYEANQAIIGSNPDHIEVGQELTLPSI; encoded by the coding sequence ATGGGCCTGCTCGATTTTTTAAATAATGAGGGTGACAAAAAGCCCGCTGCCCCCGCGCAGCCGGCTGCTGGCACCGGCGCTGGTACCGACTTTTTCGGTAACAACGCGGCTGGGGTTACCCCTGCCGCTGCGGGCACTACCTACACGGTTGTAAGCGGCGACTCGCTCTCCAAGATTGCTAAAAACCACTACGGCGATGCCGCCAAGTGGCACCAGATATACGAGGCCAATCAGGCCATCATCGGCAGTAACCCCGACCACATTGAAGTGGGCCAGGAGTTAACCCTACCTAGTATCTAG
- a CDS encoding copper resistance protein NlpE — protein sequence MNLSPVSFRSYFASLLSVLALLVMVSSCGSDKGKVEGVSMLYGSSSKVWVTDKQTDAAGDKVKQDAAAQDMEISFASNGTYAGTQSGKYTFDQAAKTITLTPEGSPTSNTFNVETLTDSKLTLVGTSGAKLMLKAK from the coding sequence ATGAATCTTTCACCCGTTTCTTTCCGGTCTTATTTTGCCTCGCTGCTGAGTGTGCTGGCTTTGCTAGTTATGGTTTCGTCTTGTGGCAGCGATAAAGGCAAAGTGGAGGGCGTGAGCATGCTCTACGGCTCAAGCAGCAAAGTGTGGGTAACCGACAAGCAGACCGATGCCGCCGGCGATAAAGTGAAGCAGGATGCCGCTGCCCAGGACATGGAGATAAGCTTTGCCTCGAATGGCACGTATGCCGGCACGCAAAGCGGCAAGTACACATTCGACCAGGCCGCCAAAACCATTACCCTCACTCCTGAGGGCAGCCCTACCAGCAACACGTTTAACGTAGAAACCCTGACCGACAGCAAGCTGACGCTGGTAGGCACCAGCGGGGCCAAGCTGATGCTGAAAGCAAAGTAG
- a CDS encoding lysylphosphatidylglycerol synthase transmembrane domain-containing protein — MPDLSLPMLPASPTPPPAHARQEADLMRQLRPSRIVLPALIGLSVVAFLFWRSYKPGDLAPLLHAKWQWLFITLLVLWARDLGYIYRIRSISERELSWRQAFSVIVVWEFASCVLPSAAGGTAAAPVILTREGIPLGKALAYTIVTAFLDNLYYVLMVPLVVWLAADGLYPHGLQSAFVQTLRVLFIFSYVAVSAYAGLLLYALFVNPHSVRRLLVRLTSLRFIRRFRRLAYRQGQEMVNASAQLRDAGAAYWWRACLSTAFVWTARYAVIGCLIAAFAPMTTGTFLFIFARNITYKVILLLAITPGGAGIAEGAFPTFFGRFMGTAAMTSFLVLLYRIVTYYFYLALGVAYLPRWLAGRGHKKGPAPITERGQ, encoded by the coding sequence TTGCCCGACCTTTCCCTGCCTATGCTGCCAGCCTCGCCTACTCCGCCCCCAGCCCATGCCCGCCAGGAAGCCGACTTAATGCGGCAGCTTCGGCCGTCGCGCATTGTGCTGCCGGCGCTGATTGGGCTGAGCGTAGTAGCCTTTCTGTTTTGGCGCTCCTACAAGCCCGGCGACCTCGCCCCGCTGCTTCATGCCAAATGGCAATGGCTCTTTATCACGCTGCTGGTGCTCTGGGCCCGCGACCTGGGGTATATATATAGAATACGCAGCATCTCGGAGCGCGAGCTAAGCTGGCGGCAGGCCTTTTCGGTAATTGTAGTCTGGGAGTTTGCCTCCTGCGTGCTGCCTTCGGCCGCGGGCGGCACGGCGGCCGCGCCGGTCATTCTCACCCGCGAAGGCATTCCGCTGGGCAAAGCGCTGGCCTACACCATCGTAACGGCTTTCCTCGATAACCTCTACTATGTCCTGATGGTGCCCCTGGTGGTGTGGCTCGCCGCCGATGGCCTGTACCCGCACGGCCTGCAGTCGGCATTTGTGCAAACGCTACGGGTACTATTCATTTTCAGCTATGTAGCCGTGTCGGCCTACGCGGGCCTGCTTCTTTACGCCTTGTTTGTGAATCCGCATTCGGTGCGGCGGTTGCTGGTGCGGCTTACTTCCCTGCGGTTCATCCGGCGGTTTCGGCGGCTGGCTTACCGCCAGGGGCAGGAAATGGTTAATGCCTCGGCCCAGCTGCGCGATGCGGGCGCGGCCTACTGGTGGCGGGCCTGCCTGAGCACGGCTTTTGTGTGGACGGCCCGCTACGCCGTTATCGGCTGCCTCATCGCCGCTTTCGCCCCCATGACTACCGGCACCTTTCTGTTCATCTTCGCCCGCAACATCACCTACAAAGTTATTCTGCTGCTGGCCATTACGCCGGGAGGCGCGGGCATTGCCGAAGGCGCATTTCCGACGTTCTTCGGCCGCTTTATGGGCACGGCTGCCATGACGAGCTTCCTGGTGCTGCTCTACCGCATCGTGACGTACTACTTCTACCTGGCGCTGGGTGTGGCCTACCTGCCCCGCTGGCTCGCTGGCCGGGGCCATAAAAAAGGCCCCGCCCCGATAACGGAGCGAGGCCAATAG
- a CDS encoding TonB-dependent receptor domain-containing protein, with translation MSKNTLPTAGFLTAVLLASPLLGYSQAGGRPATTAAARSTAGRLSGTVTDAATGKPVSYATVNVINPTTNSPVNGGVAGDDGKFVLPVPAGTYRVEVSFIGYQTQVRNNIVVPASGGNVALGTVAMAAAAQKLGEVVVTGKKPLIEERVDRTIYNADVDKTTAGGDATDVLKRVPLLSVDLDGNVSLRGSSNIRVLINNKPSTIAASSVADALKQIPADQIQTVEVITSPSAKYDAEGSGGIINIVTKSDNLRGGSLGINTSAGMRASNLGLNGNYRNGKFGVSLGGFGRTSYNQPGSFENTQNSISLTNGDRTTVEQSADTRRRDAFGRYTLGLTYDFDKHNSLAGSLAYGVRNSDNYQDGLLSRIGTNGGSLTANSLRDVVSTNQSNTIDASLNFTHTYQTEQRELSILTLFSRNNQTNNFTNSVFDPSDLSKGKYLGQLGNDNNSYNQESTAQLDYQTPTVKNQLLELGAKDIVRRVSSDYSYFYDPSLQPPAGSASLNNSFLYRQNITAAYATYTIGLPKGFTLKPGARFEYTTISADFTNNKGVLTNTAIPNYGVLVPSVNFSRKLENGNVLKLSYNRRIQRPSLQFLNPNVQASNPLNASAGNPTLRPEYTNNYELGYSTTVKQKVNLNLTAFMRNTTGAIQTVRVPLPDSLNPNHIQGALLSTFRNAGTENAYGGSFFAGANSGKLSLNASTDVYYAVLRNNDESKLYNSSNQGFVINARAFGSYDLGNSYSLQLFGFYRGQQVQLQGYQSGFGIYSLSLQKSFAEKRGSIGFGAENFFTGQIRIHTDVSTPYVDSYEYNGTNVPINGPVLTQNSTNVIHNLNFKINFSYRIGKLTAGDTGRRGKGVNNDDLKEGGDTGGGLGGDLGGVGAGGAGGAGGQGGGRPNGQGSGRPGGYPGAGQRPGGGGRPASATDSTRRTIPADSLQQLRNQAAYPAGTTGRPASAAPGATTPASPGLPATQQPADSSAVKPRTPAAAPVNSTPANAPSPGTTSPGGITPAGSPGGRP, from the coding sequence ATGAGCAAGAATACGCTACCCACAGCTGGGTTCCTTACCGCTGTTTTATTAGCCAGCCCCTTGCTGGGCTACAGCCAGGCCGGCGGCCGGCCGGCCACAACGGCCGCCGCGCGCAGCACGGCGGGCCGGCTCTCGGGCACCGTAACCGATGCTGCTACGGGCAAGCCGGTATCGTACGCCACCGTGAATGTAATCAACCCCACCACCAATAGCCCCGTGAACGGTGGCGTGGCGGGCGACGATGGCAAGTTTGTCCTGCCCGTGCCGGCCGGTACCTACCGCGTGGAGGTAAGCTTTATCGGCTACCAGACGCAGGTCCGCAACAACATAGTGGTTCCGGCCAGCGGGGGCAACGTGGCCCTGGGCACGGTAGCGATGGCCGCTGCGGCCCAAAAGCTGGGCGAAGTAGTGGTAACCGGCAAAAAGCCGCTCATTGAGGAGCGCGTAGACCGTACCATCTACAACGCTGATGTGGACAAAACTACCGCCGGCGGCGATGCCACCGATGTGCTCAAGCGCGTGCCGCTGCTGAGCGTGGACCTGGATGGCAACGTGAGCCTGCGCGGCTCAAGCAATATTCGGGTACTGATTAATAACAAGCCCTCGACCATCGCGGCCAGCAGCGTGGCCGACGCGCTGAAGCAGATTCCGGCCGACCAGATTCAGACCGTGGAGGTGATTACCTCGCCCTCGGCCAAATACGATGCCGAAGGCTCGGGCGGCATTATCAACATCGTTACGAAGAGTGACAACCTGCGAGGCGGCTCGCTGGGCATCAATACCAGCGCGGGCATGCGGGCCAGCAACCTGGGCCTGAACGGCAACTACCGCAACGGCAAGTTTGGCGTCTCGCTGGGCGGCTTTGGGCGCACCAGCTACAATCAGCCGGGCAGCTTCGAGAACACTCAGAATAGCATCAGCCTGACCAATGGCGACCGCACCACGGTGGAGCAGTCGGCCGATACCCGGCGCCGCGATGCCTTTGGGCGCTACACGCTGGGGCTGACCTACGACTTCGATAAGCATAACTCGCTGGCCGGCTCGCTGGCCTACGGCGTGCGCAACTCCGACAACTACCAGGATGGGTTGCTGAGCCGCATTGGCACTAACGGCGGCTCGCTGACCGCCAACTCGCTGCGCGATGTGGTTTCGACCAATCAGTCGAACACCATTGATGCTAGCCTCAACTTTACCCACACCTACCAAACCGAGCAGCGCGAGCTGAGTATACTGACACTGTTTAGCCGCAACAATCAGACGAACAACTTCACCAACAGCGTATTTGACCCCAGCGACCTGTCGAAAGGCAAGTATCTCGGCCAGCTGGGCAACGACAACAACAGCTACAACCAGGAATCCACCGCCCAGCTCGACTACCAGACGCCCACCGTCAAAAATCAGCTGCTGGAGCTCGGAGCCAAGGACATCGTCCGGCGCGTGAGCAGCGACTACAGCTACTTCTACGACCCGTCGTTGCAGCCACCTGCCGGCAGTGCCTCGCTCAACAACTCGTTTCTCTACCGCCAGAACATAACGGCCGCCTACGCCACCTACACCATCGGGCTGCCTAAAGGCTTTACCCTGAAACCGGGCGCGCGCTTCGAGTACACGACCATTTCGGCCGACTTTACCAATAACAAAGGCGTGCTCACCAACACTGCTATTCCCAACTACGGGGTGCTGGTGCCGAGCGTCAACTTTTCGCGCAAGCTGGAAAACGGCAACGTGCTGAAGCTGTCGTACAACCGCCGTATTCAGCGGCCATCGCTGCAGTTCCTCAACCCCAACGTGCAGGCCAGCAACCCGCTCAACGCCTCGGCCGGTAACCCCACGCTGCGGCCCGAGTACACCAACAACTACGAGCTGGGCTACAGCACCACCGTAAAGCAGAAGGTGAATCTGAACCTGACGGCCTTCATGCGCAATACCACCGGCGCTATCCAAACCGTGCGGGTGCCCCTGCCCGACTCACTCAACCCCAACCACATCCAGGGCGCGCTGCTAAGCACTTTCCGCAATGCGGGCACCGAAAACGCTTATGGCGGCAGCTTCTTCGCGGGGGCCAACTCGGGCAAGCTCTCGCTCAATGCCAGCACGGATGTATACTATGCCGTGCTGCGCAACAACGATGAAAGCAAGCTCTATAACTCCAGCAACCAGGGCTTTGTGATAAATGCCCGGGCCTTCGGCTCCTACGACCTGGGCAACAGCTATTCGCTGCAGCTCTTTGGCTTTTACCGGGGCCAGCAGGTGCAGCTCCAGGGCTACCAGAGCGGCTTTGGTATCTATAGCCTGAGCTTGCAGAAGAGCTTTGCCGAGAAGCGGGGCAGCATCGGCTTCGGGGCGGAGAACTTCTTCACCGGCCAGATTCGCATCCACACCGACGTTTCGACGCCTTATGTCGACAGCTACGAGTACAACGGCACGAACGTGCCCATCAACGGCCCGGTGCTGACCCAGAACAGCACCAACGTTATTCATAACCTGAACTTTAAAATTAACTTCAGCTACCGCATTGGCAAGCTGACGGCCGGCGACACCGGGCGCCGCGGCAAGGGCGTCAACAACGACGACCTGAAAGAAGGCGGCGATACGGGTGGTGGCCTGGGCGGCGACCTGGGCGGCGTCGGCGCTGGTGGTGCTGGTGGTGCCGGCGGCCAGGGAGGCGGCCGGCCAAACGGCCAGGGTAGCGGACGCCCCGGTGGTTATCCGGGCGCCGGGCAGCGGCCCGGCGGCGGGGGCCGTCCGGCCAGCGCTACCGACTCCACGCGCCGCACCATTCCGGCCGACTCGCTCCAGCAGTTGCGTAACCAGGCGGCCTACCCGGCGGGCACTACCGGCCGCCCGGCTTCCGCCGCGCCCGGCGCTACAACTCCGGCCAGCCCTGGCCTGCCCGCTACCCAGCAGCCCGCCGACAGCTCGGCCGTGAAGCCCCGCACGCCGGCCGCCGCGCCCGTCAACAGCACGCCGGCCAATGCGCCCTCGCCGGGCACTACCTCGCCGGGCGGCATCACCCCGGCGGGTAGTCCAGGCGGGCGCCCGTAG
- the dxs gene encoding 1-deoxy-D-xylulose-5-phosphate synthase — protein sequence MIIEPGPLLAAISSPDDLKKLAPEQLVQVSTELRDFIIDTVSIYGGHFGASLGVVELTVALHYVFNTPYDQLVWDVGHQAYGHKILTGRRDRFPTNRRYGGMSGFPKMSESQYDAFGVGHSSTSIGAALGMAVASDYKKEFDRQHIAVIGDGAMTAGMSFEALNQAGAIRNNMIVVLNDNCMSIDPNVGALKEYLTDITTSRTYNKVRDELWNVLGKLSKFGPNPQQIARKVEAAMKATLLKQSNLFEALNFRYFGPVDGHDVQHLVAVLNDLKSIPGPKLLHCVTVKGKGYALAEKDQTLWHAPGLFDKITGEIYSKTPDKPQPPKYQDVFGHTLVELAQANDKLMGVTPAMPSGSSLNIMMAAMPERAFDVGIAEQHAVTFSAGLATQGLVPFCNIYSSFMQRGYDQVVHDVALQNLHVVFCLDRAGFAGADGPTHHGCYDLAYLRCIPNIVVSAPMNEQELRNLMYTAQLPENAGPFSIRYPRGEGVMPEWRTPLQRVAIGTGRVVREGEAGGVAILSIGHIGNYAVKATEALAAEGLSAGHYDLRFCKPLDEEMLLAVARRYRAIVTVEDGCLQGGFGSAVLEFLADHGQHLPVRRLGIPDRVVEHGTQDQLYKECGFDAEGIAQAVRELGAQVVARESVMV from the coding sequence ATGATAATTGAACCCGGCCCGCTCCTGGCGGCGATATCCTCGCCCGACGACCTTAAAAAGCTCGCCCCCGAGCAGTTAGTGCAGGTAAGCACCGAGCTGCGCGACTTTATCATCGACACGGTGAGCATCTACGGCGGGCACTTCGGCGCCTCGCTCGGCGTGGTCGAGCTCACGGTGGCCCTGCACTACGTTTTTAACACCCCCTACGACCAGCTGGTGTGGGACGTGGGCCACCAGGCCTACGGCCACAAAATCCTGACCGGCCGGCGCGACCGCTTTCCTACCAACCGCCGCTACGGGGGCATGTCGGGCTTCCCGAAAATGTCGGAAAGCCAGTACGACGCCTTTGGGGTGGGCCACAGCAGCACCAGCATCGGGGCGGCGCTGGGCATGGCGGTGGCTTCCGATTATAAAAAGGAGTTTGACCGCCAGCACATTGCCGTGATTGGTGATGGCGCCATGACGGCCGGCATGAGCTTTGAGGCGCTCAACCAGGCTGGAGCTATTCGCAACAACATGATTGTGGTGCTCAACGACAACTGCATGAGCATCGACCCCAACGTGGGCGCGCTCAAGGAGTATCTTACCGACATCACGACCTCGCGCACCTACAACAAAGTGCGCGACGAGCTCTGGAACGTGCTGGGCAAGCTCAGCAAGTTTGGCCCCAACCCCCAGCAGATTGCCCGCAAGGTAGAAGCCGCCATGAAGGCTACGCTGCTCAAGCAAAGCAACCTGTTTGAGGCGCTGAACTTCCGCTACTTCGGGCCCGTGGACGGGCACGACGTGCAGCACCTGGTAGCCGTACTCAACGACCTCAAAAGTATTCCCGGCCCCAAGCTGCTGCACTGCGTAACGGTGAAGGGCAAAGGCTACGCGCTGGCCGAGAAAGACCAGACGCTGTGGCACGCGCCGGGCTTGTTTGATAAAATTACGGGCGAAATATATAGTAAAACCCCTGATAAGCCCCAGCCACCGAAGTACCAGGACGTGTTCGGTCATACCCTCGTCGAGCTGGCCCAGGCCAACGATAAGCTAATGGGCGTGACGCCGGCCATGCCCAGCGGCTCGTCCTTGAACATTATGATGGCGGCCATGCCCGAGCGCGCCTTCGACGTGGGCATTGCCGAGCAGCACGCCGTGACGTTCTCGGCCGGCCTGGCTACGCAGGGCCTGGTGCCGTTCTGCAACATCTACTCGTCGTTTATGCAGCGCGGCTACGACCAAGTGGTGCACGACGTGGCGCTGCAAAATCTGCACGTGGTGTTCTGCCTCGACCGCGCCGGCTTTGCCGGCGCCGACGGCCCCACCCACCACGGCTGCTACGACCTGGCTTACCTGCGCTGCATCCCTAACATCGTGGTGTCGGCTCCCATGAATGAGCAGGAGCTGCGCAACCTGATGTACACGGCCCAACTGCCCGAAAATGCCGGCCCGTTCAGCATTCGCTACCCGCGTGGCGAAGGGGTAATGCCCGAGTGGCGCACGCCCTTGCAGCGGGTGGCCATCGGCACGGGCCGCGTGGTGCGCGAAGGCGAGGCGGGCGGCGTGGCCATCCTCAGCATCGGCCACATCGGCAACTATGCCGTGAAGGCCACCGAGGCGCTGGCCGCCGAAGGCCTCAGCGCGGGCCACTACGACCTGCGCTTCTGCAAGCCGCTCGATGAGGAAATGCTGCTGGCCGTGGCCCGCCGCTACCGCGCCATTGTAACGGTGGAAGATGGCTGCCTGCAAGGCGGCTTCGGCTCGGCAGTACTGGAGTTTCTGGCCGACCACGGCCAGCACCTGCCCGTGCGCCGCCTCGGCATCCCCGACCGCGTGGTGGAGCACGGCACCCAGGACCAGCTCTATAAAGAGTGTGGGTTCGATGCTGAGGGTATTGCCCAGGCCGTGCGCGAGCTGGGCGCCCAGGTGGTGGCCCGCGAGTCCGTAATGGTCTAA